From the genome of Bubalus bubalis isolate 160015118507 breed Murrah chromosome 2, NDDB_SH_1, whole genome shotgun sequence, one region includes:
- the ARPC2 gene encoding actin-related protein 2/3 complex subunit 2 gives MILLEVNNRIIEETLALKFENAAAGNKPEAVEVTFADFDGVLYHISNPNGDKTKVMVSISLKFYKELQAHGADELLKRVYGSYLVNPESGYNVSLLYDLENLPASKDSIVHQAGMLKRNCFASVFEKYFQFQEEGKEGENRAVIHYRDDETMYVESKKDRVTVVFSTVFKDDDDVVIGKVFMQEFKEGRRASHTAPQVLFSHREPPLELKDTDAAVGDNIGYITFVLFPRHTNASARDNTINLIHTFRDYLHYHIKCSKAYIHTRMRAKTSDFLKVLNRARPDAEKKEMKTITGKTFSSR, from the exons ATGATCCTGCTGGAGGTGAACAACCGCATCATCGAGGAGACGCTCGCGCTCAAGTTCGAGAACGCGGCCGCCGG aAACAAACCAGAAGCTGTAGAAGTAACATTTGCAG ATTTTGATGGAGTCCTCTAtcatatttcaaatcctaatggAGATAAAACAAAAGTGATGGTCagtatttctttgaaattctacAAGGAGCTTCAGGCACATGGTGCTGATGAG ttATTAAAGAGGGTGTACGGAAGTTACTTGGTAAATCCAGAATCGG GATACAATGTCTCTTTGCTGTACGACCTTGAAAATTTGCCTGCATCCAAGGATTCCATCGTGCACCAGGCTGGCATGTTGAAACGAAACTGTTTTGCCTCTGTCTTTGAGAAATACTTCCAGTTCCAAGAAGAGGGCAAGGAAGGAGAGAACAGGGCAGTTATCCATTATAGGGATGATGAGACCAT GTATGTTGAGTCAAAAAAAGACAGAGTCACAGTAGTCTTCAGCACAGTGTTTAAGGATGACGACGATGTGGTCATTGGAAAGGTGTTCATGCAG GAGTTCAAAGAAGGACGCAGAGCCAGCCACACAGCCCCACAGGTCCTCTTCAGCCACAGGGAACCTCCCCTAGAGCTGAAAGATACCGATGCCGCCGTGGGTGACAACATCGGCTACATTACCTTCG TGCTGTTCCCTCGCCACACCAACGCCAGCGCTCGAGACAACACCATCAACCTGATCCACACGTTCCGGGACTACCTGCACTACCACATCAAGTGCTCGAAG GCCTATATTCACACACGTATGCGGGCAAAAACATCCGACTTCCTCAAGGTGCTGAACCGTGCACGCCCAGATGccgagaaaaaggaaatgaaaacaatcaC ggGGAAGACGTTTTCATCCCGCTAA
- the GPBAR1 gene encoding G-protein coupled bile acid receptor 1 — protein MTSNSTREVPSPVPAGALGLSLALASLIVAANLLLALGIAGDRRLRSPPAGCFFLSLLLAGLLTGLALPALPVLWRQSRRGYWSCLFLYLAPNFCFLSLLANLLLVHGERYMAVLRPLRPRGSMRLALLLTWAAPLLFASLPALGWNHWAPGGNCSSQAVFPAPYLYLEIYGLLLPAVGAAALLSVRVLVTAHHQLQDIRRLERAVCRGAPSALARALTWRQARAQAGATLLFGLCWGPYVATLLLSVLAFEQRPPLGPGTLLSLISLGSASAAAVPVAMGLGDQRYTGPWRVAAQRWLRMLRGRPQSSPGPNTTYHTSSQSSVDLDLN, from the coding sequence ATGACATCCAACAGCACCAGGGAGGTGCCCAGCCCCGTTcctgcaggggccctggggctcTCTCTGGCCCTGGCAAGCCTCATCGTCGCTGCCAACCTGCTCCTGGCCCTGGGCATCGCCGGGGACCGCCGCCTGCGCAGCCCGCCCGCTGGCTGCttcttcctgagtcttctgcTGGCAGGGCTGCTCACCGGGCTGGCGCTGCCCGCGCTGCCCGTCCTCTGGAGGCAGAGCCGCCGGGGCTACTGGTCCTGCCTCTTCCTCTACTTGGCTCCCAACTTCTGCTTCCTCTCCCTGCTCGCCAACCTCCTGCTGGTGCACGGGGAGCGCTACATGGCCGTGCTGCGGCCCCTGCGGCCCCGCGGGAGCATGCGGCTGGCCCTGCTCCTCACCTGGGCTGCCCCCTTGCTCTTTGCcagcctgcctgccctgggctggAACCACTGGGCCCCTGGTGGCAACTGCAGCTCCCAGGCCGTCTTCCCAGCCCCCTACCTCTACCTCGAAATCTATGGGCTCCTGCTGCCGGCTGTGGGCGCGGCTGCCCTCCTCTCGGTCCGCGTGCTGGTCACTGCGCACCACCAGCTGCAGGACATCCGCCGGCTGGAGCGGGCCGTGTGCCGCGGGGCGCCCTCGGCCCTGGCCCGAGCCCTCACCTGGCGGCAGGCCAGGGCGCAGGCCGGGGCCACGTTGCTCTTCGGGCTGTGCTGGGGGCCCTATGTGGCCACCCTGCTGCTCTCTGTCCTGGCCTTTGAGCAGCGCCCGCCACTGGGGCCCGGAACTCTGCTGTCCCTCATCTCACTGGGCAGCGCCAGTGCGGCGGCCGTGCCCGTGGCCATGGGGCTGGGTGATCAGCGCTATACAGGCCCCTGGAGGGTGGCCGCCCAGAGGTGGCTCCGGATGCTGCGGGGCAGACCCCAGAGCAGTCCTGGCCCCAACACCACCTACCATACCAGCAGCCAAAGCAGTGTGGACCTTGACTTGAACTAG